A stretch of the Acyrthosiphon pisum isolate AL4f chromosome A2, pea_aphid_22Mar2018_4r6ur, whole genome shotgun sequence genome encodes the following:
- the LOC107882452 gene encoding uncharacterized protein LOC107882452 — MDGTCFSLLAYADDIVLLGEEEQKVVDLGDRLIEAAKKVGLHINMEKTQYMKISRELDNFPETETITVDQYDFKKVEDFKYLGTIVTQKNECQIDIQQRIKMRNKCFFLNIALSLKISNIKYLNLLTY, encoded by the coding sequence ATGGATGGAACTTGCTTTAGTCTGCTCGCCTATGCAGACGACATAGTCTTGCTAGGGGAAGAGGAACAAAAAGTGGTAGATCTAGGCGACAGGTTAATAGAAGCGGCAAAAAAGGTAGGGCTACATATCAACATGGAGAAAACGCAATACATGAAAATTAGTAGGGAACTAGATAACTTTCCTGAAACCGAAACCATAACGGTGGATCAGTATGATTTCAAAAAAGTGGAAGATTTCAAATACCTGGGCACAATTGTAACACAGAAGAATGAATGTCAAATTGATATTCaacaaagaataaaaatgaGAAATAAATGCTTCTTTTTGAATATTGCCTTAAGTTTAAAAATctcaaacattaaatatttaaacttattaacttattaa